From Anaerohalosphaera lusitana, one genomic window encodes:
- a CDS encoding radical SAM/SPASM domain-containing protein: MMPSNGKNKRTLRLLFWESTIKCNLTCSHCRRVEGDEQVGTDMTTGQAKSLIDQLAELGKSQDFMPILVFSGGEPLCRDDVFELAGYAGDQGLRTALATNGTMIDAETAARIEDAGFARVSISLDGATEQVHNKLRQEPGCFDAALNGMAELQKANVPFQVNMTMTRHNAHQLDDIFNLAKNMRAQAVHLFMMVPVGCGEQFNQADMLDADEYEQMMKRIAATERSGNIEVKVTCGPHYERVKRQTQHQSARSRHPSKGCLAGSGVIFIGHQGDVFPCGYLPVNCGSVLRQPLADIWHGSEDLARMRDANRLTGKCGICEFKRLCGGCRARAYAATGDYMSEEPFCAYVPKNLK; this comes from the coding sequence ATGATGCCCAGCAACGGTAAGAACAAACGTACACTGCGACTGCTCTTCTGGGAAAGCACGATCAAATGTAATCTGACGTGTTCACATTGCCGCAGGGTCGAGGGTGACGAGCAGGTCGGTACAGATATGACCACCGGCCAGGCGAAATCACTTATCGACCAGCTTGCTGAGCTGGGCAAATCACAGGACTTTATGCCCATACTGGTGTTCAGCGGCGGCGAACCGCTTTGCCGGGACGATGTTTTCGAGCTTGCCGGATACGCGGGCGATCAGGGCCTTCGAACCGCACTTGCGACCAACGGCACAATGATCGACGCCGAAACCGCGGCCCGGATCGAGGATGCGGGCTTTGCACGGGTTTCGATAAGTCTGGACGGCGCGACCGAACAAGTACACAATAAGCTCCGGCAGGAGCCCGGCTGTTTCGATGCTGCCCTGAACGGCATGGCGGAACTGCAGAAGGCGAATGTGCCGTTTCAGGTTAATATGACCATGACCAGGCACAACGCTCATCAGCTCGATGATATTTTCAATCTTGCCAAAAATATGCGGGCCCAGGCGGTGCATCTTTTCATGATGGTGCCGGTCGGCTGCGGTGAGCAGTTCAACCAGGCCGACATGCTCGACGCCGACGAATACGAACAGATGATGAAGCGTATCGCGGCGACCGAACGAAGCGGAAATATCGAGGTCAAGGTGACCTGCGGACCGCATTACGAGAGAGTCAAACGACAGACACAGCATCAGTCCGCAAGAAGCCGCCATCCGTCAAAAGGCTGTCTGGCCGGCTCAGGCGTGATCTTCATAGGCCACCAGGGAGATGTCTTCCCGTGCGGCTATCTGCCTGTCAATTGCGGCAGCGTTCTGCGGCAGCCGTTGGCGGACATCTGGCACGGCAGCGAGGATCTTGCAAGAATGCGCGACGCGAACCGGCTTACCGGCAAGTGCGGCATATGTGAATTCAAACGTCTTTGCGGCGGATGCCGCGCCCGAGCCTACGCTGCCACCGGCGACTACATGTCCGAGGAACCGTTCTGTGCATATGTCCCGAAAAACCTGAAATAG
- the hemA gene encoding glutamyl-tRNA reductase, protein MGINHKTAPVELRERLAFDEVAALSALGALKQQNPSGEFALLCTCNRVELYAAIKKDCDLAADDLLSTLAECKGIDASAIQPAVYVLEGVKTVRHLLTVASSLDSMVIGEPQIISQVKDSYRLACRNGFTGKVLNHLFHTAFSTAKKVYSDTSITSRRVSVAGVAVELAGQLFDKVASNKVTVIGAGEMSELLVEHFKQAGCKDISVVNRSPKRGRKLARKYSIEHHGWDQLGEQIRNASILVGAAGSDEGFLFDRDSFADLLSKRRKGSLLLIDIAVPRCFDPAINDLENAYLYSIDDLAGVAQKNVKFREEEVEKAVEMICEQADDFMEWFDIRDVGPVIGKLKHRFEQIQRAEMEKFFTNCSQEHVCRQSMETTVSRVVNKLTHCVIKNIDQVAREQGAADAARLAHRMLAEAEEIAAKAGDKEDAT, encoded by the coding sequence TTGGGAATAAATCATAAGACCGCGCCCGTGGAACTCCGGGAACGGCTGGCGTTCGATGAAGTTGCTGCATTGTCAGCTCTCGGAGCACTCAAACAGCAGAACCCGTCCGGCGAATTTGCACTGCTTTGCACCTGCAACCGTGTCGAACTTTATGCAGCGATAAAAAAAGATTGCGATCTGGCCGCTGACGACCTTCTGTCAACGCTGGCTGAATGCAAGGGCATTGATGCTTCTGCGATTCAACCCGCCGTATATGTTTTGGAAGGTGTCAAGACTGTCCGGCATCTGCTGACGGTCGCGTCCAGCCTGGACAGCATGGTGATCGGCGAACCGCAGATCATTTCACAGGTCAAGGACAGCTACCGTCTGGCGTGCAGGAACGGCTTCACCGGCAAAGTGCTGAACCACCTTTTCCACACCGCCTTCAGCACCGCCAAAAAGGTCTACTCCGACACCTCCATAACAAGCAGACGCGTTAGCGTCGCCGGCGTCGCGGTCGAGCTTGCGGGCCAGCTTTTCGACAAGGTCGCATCAAACAAGGTCACGGTGATCGGTGCGGGCGAGATGAGCGAACTGCTCGTTGAGCATTTCAAGCAGGCAGGCTGCAAGGATATCTCCGTCGTTAATCGCTCACCCAAACGCGGACGCAAGCTGGCGCGAAAATACAGCATAGAACACCACGGCTGGGATCAGCTTGGCGAGCAGATACGAAACGCCAGTATACTGGTCGGTGCGGCCGGCAGCGATGAGGGGTTTCTTTTTGACAGGGACAGCTTTGCCGATCTGCTTTCAAAACGGCGAAAAGGTTCGCTGCTGCTTATCGACATTGCAGTGCCGCGTTGTTTCGACCCCGCCATCAATGACCTTGAAAATGCGTACCTTTACAGCATCGACGACCTTGCAGGCGTTGCCCAGAAGAACGTCAAGTTCCGCGAGGAGGAAGTCGAGAAAGCGGTAGAGATGATCTGCGAGCAGGCTGACGATTTTATGGAATGGTTCGACATTCGAGACGTTGGCCCCGTCATCGGCAAGCTCAAACACCGCTTCGAACAGATACAGCGAGCCGAGATGGAAAAGTTCTTCACCAACTGCAGCCAGGAACACGTGTGCAGGCAGTCGATGGAAACGACCGTCAGCAGGGTGGTGAACAAACTGACGCACTGTGTTATAAAGAACATTGATCAGGTCGCTCGCGAGCAGGGGGCCGCCGACGCTGCAAGGCTGGCACACAGGATGCTTGCTGAAGCCGAAGAGATCGCTGCCAAAGCCGGCGATAAGGAGGATGCCACATGA
- a CDS encoding radical SAM protein, with amino-acid sequence MINITRLYCDEMTPGDWIRYGRNGHGTTGKTDKLPTSARRRKPIVVWNITSKCNLRCVHCYNDSGCDIKSNEATTSEAKAVLDDLADFGVPSVLFSGGEPLMRDDLFELIDHARDKGLRTVISTNGTLITPERAAKINELGVSYVGISLDGIGEVNDQFRQVDGAFDRAVAGIRNCQNAGVRVGLRLTLTKRNVQDLDALFDFFEQENIERACFYHLVPSGRGKDISDARLTHEQSRHAVNTIIERTAALSKQGRRTDILTVDNHVDGVYLYRKLNAYDCERAEKVWQLLTWNGGGMNSSGIGIGCIDFNGKVHANQFWGHYDIGDIHERKFSDIWTDESDPLLKGLRDRRSNIKGRCRLCKYFDACGGSLRVRADLYFGDTWAPDPACYLTDKEIGLDDAAIQELKRSGELYDMPE; translated from the coding sequence ATGATAAACATTACCAGGCTCTACTGCGATGAGATGACACCCGGCGACTGGATACGTTACGGACGCAACGGCCACGGCACAACAGGCAAAACGGATAAACTGCCGACTTCCGCCCGCCGGCGAAAGCCTATCGTGGTCTGGAACATCACCAGCAAATGCAACCTGCGCTGCGTCCACTGTTACAACGACAGCGGCTGCGATATAAAGTCTAACGAGGCGACCACGTCCGAAGCGAAGGCGGTACTGGACGATCTTGCCGACTTCGGCGTGCCCTCGGTGCTGTTCAGCGGCGGCGAACCGCTGATGCGCGACGACCTGTTCGAGCTGATCGACCACGCCCGGGACAAGGGGCTGCGAACGGTCATTTCGACTAACGGCACGTTAATAACACCCGAACGAGCCGCCAAGATAAATGAGCTCGGCGTTTCATACGTCGGCATAAGTCTGGACGGTATCGGCGAGGTGAACGATCAGTTCCGTCAGGTCGACGGCGCGTTCGACCGCGCAGTTGCGGGCATTCGCAATTGCCAAAATGCGGGCGTCCGCGTGGGTCTGCGGCTGACACTCACCAAACGCAACGTACAGGACCTCGACGCATTGTTCGACTTCTTCGAGCAGGAAAACATCGAGCGTGCATGCTTCTATCATCTCGTGCCCAGCGGACGCGGCAAGGACATTTCAGACGCACGACTGACACACGAACAGTCCCGCCATGCGGTCAACACCATCATCGAACGAACAGCCGCTCTTTCAAAGCAAGGCAGACGCACCGACATACTCACCGTGGACAATCACGTCGACGGCGTATATCTTTACCGCAAGCTCAATGCCTATGACTGCGAACGGGCCGAGAAGGTCTGGCAGCTTCTGACCTGGAACGGCGGCGGTATGAACAGTAGCGGTATCGGCATCGGCTGTATCGACTTCAACGGCAAAGTGCATGCCAATCAATTCTGGGGACATTACGACATCGGCGACATCCACGAGCGAAAGTTCAGCGACATCTGGACCGACGAATCAGACCCGCTGCTGAAAGGACTCCGCGACCGCCGCAGCAATATTAAGGGGAGATGCAGACTTTGCAAGTACTTCGACGCGTGCGGGGGCAGCCTCCGCGTCCGCGCCGACCTGTACTTCGGCGACACATGGGCCCCCGACCCTGCCTGCTATTTGACCGACAAAGAGATCGGTCTGGACGATGCCGCGATCCAAGAACTCAAACGCTCCGGCGAACTTTACGACATGCCCGAATGA
- the menA gene encoding 1,4-dihydroxy-2-naphthoate octaprenyltransferase has protein sequence MRDWLQAVRVFSLTASVVPVLLGAVLAKTSQAGIAWWMLPLVLLAAMFFQAGTNMVSDYYDYKKGVDTDYTFGGSKVIVQRKLSAKSVLTAGLAMFAAGCAIGLVFVWFRGPVILAIGVIGFLGGLLYSAGPVGYKYLALGDLAVFILMGPLMVIGSYFVLTGGYSHPVLLNSLPIGCLVTAILAANNLRDIKHDRQAGVRTFANTAGPQAARIEYYLLIALAYAVVVINILLDILTAWALLVLVTLPIAVNNIRRIKTGDIEDPATLADADVISAKLHLAFGIVLIGSVILGHLI, from the coding sequence ATGAGAGACTGGCTGCAGGCCGTTCGTGTTTTTTCGCTGACTGCTTCAGTGGTGCCGGTGTTGCTTGGTGCCGTCCTTGCCAAGACATCGCAGGCTGGTATTGCATGGTGGATGCTGCCGCTGGTGCTGCTCGCGGCAATGTTTTTCCAGGCGGGCACGAACATGGTGAGCGATTATTACGATTACAAAAAGGGCGTCGATACGGATTACACTTTCGGCGGCAGCAAGGTTATCGTGCAACGCAAGCTGTCCGCAAAAAGTGTTCTAACGGCCGGCCTTGCGATGTTTGCTGCTGGCTGCGCGATCGGACTGGTTTTTGTCTGGTTCCGCGGGCCGGTGATTCTGGCGATCGGTGTGATCGGCTTTCTGGGAGGTCTGTTATATAGTGCCGGGCCGGTTGGCTATAAGTATCTCGCGCTGGGTGATCTGGCGGTGTTCATTCTGATGGGACCGTTGATGGTGATCGGCAGCTATTTCGTTTTGACGGGAGGCTATTCACATCCGGTCCTGTTAAATTCTTTGCCGATTGGTTGCCTGGTCACGGCGATACTGGCGGCAAATAATCTGCGTGATATTAAGCATGATCGCCAGGCAGGCGTGAGGACGTTCGCGAACACGGCAGGACCGCAGGCCGCGCGCATAGAGTATTATCTGCTGATCGCTCTTGCTTATGCTGTTGTTGTGATAAATATTCTGCTCGATATTTTGACGGCATGGGCGTTGTTGGTGCTAGTTACTTTACCGATTGCGGTGAACAATATCCGCCGTATCAAAACCGGCGATATTGAAGATCCGGCGACGCTGGCGGATGCCGATGTGATCAGTGCTAAGCTGCATCTCGCATTTGGAATCGTTCTTATTGGTTCTGTTATTTTGGGGCATTTAATATGA
- the ccsA gene encoding cytochrome c biogenesis protein CcsA, which produces MQNISLIENAFLFAGAAFYLAAAVLGMVRLYKEVNMPAGLLAVLIAFGSVMLAGVLFARGFEKGQVPLVDTFEFVLALTVVFSLAEFFTPHNLRKGWFEAVLSLLLFALTVTGFSLAGPVGTLDPAVKTPWVLVHGISMLVAAAAIFFSAAMAYLLLVGRSKLKSKNPLHVIGKMPSIEKLAKLNMLGLRLCTAAMTFGIVSGIGMALSQAEAIDMTAGDWLVDGKIILIMLVWVLLIIILLMNVFAGISSRAIAYVTIGAFLLALLAIVGVAVLGGGAHDFLAYAGSFRTEGGVLCG; this is translated from the coding sequence ATGCAGAATATTTCCCTTATTGAAAATGCTTTTTTGTTTGCCGGTGCAGCCTTTTATCTGGCTGCGGCGGTTCTGGGGATGGTGCGCCTTTATAAAGAAGTGAACATGCCCGCCGGCCTGCTTGCAGTTCTGATAGCCTTTGGCAGCGTTATGCTTGCGGGCGTATTATTTGCAAGAGGATTCGAAAAAGGCCAGGTCCCGCTGGTCGATACGTTTGAATTTGTGCTTGCCCTGACCGTTGTATTCAGCCTGGCCGAGTTTTTTACACCCCACAACTTGCGAAAGGGCTGGTTCGAGGCGGTCCTGTCTTTGCTGCTGTTCGCCCTCACCGTTACTGGATTCTCACTGGCCGGACCGGTCGGTACGCTTGACCCTGCAGTAAAAACACCGTGGGTTCTGGTGCACGGAATTTCGATGCTTGTTGCGGCGGCGGCGATTTTCTTTTCAGCAGCAATGGCATACCTGCTGCTTGTGGGCAGAAGCAAATTGAAAAGCAAGAACCCCCTGCATGTGATCGGTAAGATGCCCAGCATCGAAAAACTCGCAAAGCTCAACATGCTGGGCCTGCGACTCTGCACTGCAGCGATGACCTTCGGTATCGTCAGCGGTATCGGCATGGCGTTAAGTCAGGCCGAGGCAATCGATATGACCGCCGGCGACTGGCTGGTGGACGGCAAGATAATTCTCATCATGCTGGTGTGGGTGCTTCTTATAATTATATTGCTGATGAATGTATTTGCGGGTATCAGTTCGCGTGCAATTGCATATGTAACCATTGGTGCATTTCTCCTGGCTTTGCTTGCGATCGTGGGCGTGGCCGTGCTGGGCGGGGGGGCTCACGATTTTCTAGCATATGCAGGATCGTTTCGTACGGAAGGGGGTGTTCTGTGCGGATAA
- the hemC gene encoding hydroxymethylbilane synthase, which produces MPAIRIATRASKLAIAQTKLVCNMLREVNADLQIELVEISTRGDRDKSDFLYKSSSSVGFFTSELEKALLENAADVAVHSFKDLPTAITPGLAITAVPKRVSPADALICSDGSTSIKGLKPGAVVGTSSVRRIAQLKHLRPDVHARPCRGNVDTRIGKLRGGQYDALILAHAGLIRMGKEDEISAVLPFEDFLPAPAQGALAIQTRSDDKTANVIVSQIDDNGARLRAELERRILARLHGGCSIPLGALAMVEGDAVSISAMIADPAGEPFVREQIRAQRQDAEAAADELAESLLANGGAEILARFNRDRE; this is translated from the coding sequence ATGCCAGCGATCCGAATAGCAACACGTGCGAGCAAACTCGCCATTGCCCAGACAAAGCTTGTCTGCAATATGCTGCGAGAGGTGAATGCGGATCTGCAGATCGAGCTGGTCGAGATTTCGACACGCGGTGACCGAGATAAATCTGACTTTCTCTATAAATCCTCATCTTCGGTAGGCTTTTTTACGTCCGAACTCGAAAAGGCCCTTCTGGAAAATGCAGCCGATGTCGCTGTGCACAGCTTCAAGGATCTGCCCACTGCCATCACGCCCGGCCTTGCGATTACCGCCGTGCCCAAACGGGTTTCACCTGCCGATGCGCTGATATGCTCGGATGGTTCGACATCGATCAAGGGGCTCAAGCCCGGCGCTGTAGTGGGCACGAGCAGCGTCCGCAGGATCGCCCAGCTCAAGCATCTACGTCCAGACGTACACGCCCGGCCCTGCCGGGGGAATGTAGATACAAGGATAGGAAAACTCAGGGGCGGCCAGTACGATGCCCTTATCCTTGCCCACGCGGGGCTTATCAGAATGGGCAAAGAAGACGAAATATCCGCTGTGCTGCCGTTCGAAGATTTCTTGCCTGCCCCGGCCCAGGGAGCACTTGCGATACAGACGCGAAGCGATGACAAAACTGCAAACGTGATCGTCTCGCAGATCGATGACAATGGGGCCCGCCTGAGAGCTGAATTGGAACGCAGGATACTGGCGAGACTGCATGGCGGATGCTCGATCCCGCTGGGAGCATTGGCAATGGTCGAAGGTGATGCCGTTTCGATCTCGGCCATGATCGCGGACCCGGCAGGAGAACCGTTCGTAAGAGAGCAGATACGGGCTCAGCGACAGGACGCCGAAGCCGCCGCCGATGAGCTGGCTGAATCTTTGCTAGCGAATGGCGGGGCGGAAATACTCGCCAGGTTCAACCGCGACCGGGAGTAG
- the ubiE gene encoding bifunctional demethylmenaquinone methyltransferase/2-methoxy-6-polyprenyl-1,4-benzoquinol methylase UbiE produces the protein MSSGKSKLDIKKLFDDLACRYDLINRVLSAGTDMHWRKKAIEFAAPSAGMRILDMCCGTGDVVFAFDEHLDRKAELVGCDFSEEMISIAKKRTTKKYGGAENAHPRHIEWLVGDCQSTDLDGGSFDIVSCAFGVRNMNDRQAGLREMHRLLKPGGRTCILEFSLPQNFLFRFLGLTYLSVFLPIIGGIFSGRIRAYRYLSRSIRTWDREVDLTAELQQAGFSRTDVHRLGIGMAAVHVAHK, from the coding sequence ATGTCTAGCGGTAAGAGCAAACTTGACATCAAGAAATTGTTCGATGATCTTGCATGCCGATATGATCTGATCAATCGCGTGCTCAGTGCGGGTACGGACATGCACTGGCGTAAAAAGGCTATCGAATTTGCCGCCCCGTCGGCGGGTATGAGAATTCTTGATATGTGCTGCGGCACGGGCGATGTTGTTTTTGCATTTGACGAGCATCTTGACAGAAAGGCGGAACTTGTCGGCTGTGATTTCAGCGAGGAGATGATAAGCATTGCGAAAAAACGCACCACGAAAAAATATGGCGGTGCCGAAAACGCACATCCCAGGCATATCGAATGGCTTGTGGGGGATTGTCAATCGACTGACCTGGACGGCGGCAGCTTTGACATAGTCAGTTGTGCTTTTGGTGTGCGCAATATGAATGATCGTCAGGCCGGGCTCAGGGAGATGCATCGGCTGCTCAAACCGGGCGGACGAACGTGCATACTCGAGTTCTCATTGCCGCAAAACTTTCTGTTTCGCTTTTTGGGATTGACATATCTGTCAGTTTTTCTTCCAATCATCGGCGGTATCTTTTCCGGCCGTATCCGCGCTTACCGCTACCTGAGCCGTTCGATACGCACGTGGGACAGGGAGGTCGATCTGACTGCGGAGCTCCAGCAGGCGGGCTTTTCACGGACTGATGTTCATCGTCTCGGTATAGGTATGGCAGCGGTACATGTAGCTCATAAGTGA
- a CDS encoding CPBP family intramembrane glutamic endopeptidase, translating to MIAIYAFCALAAVLWFVIFSPWTAEHVSFWPAMVFSTGLLAAAALTAQREKLRELFAWQFRYALIGVVSAVFLYGVFFFGDIVARWMLPFAQRQIEGVYGSRQELPLWLISVFLILVIGPAEEIFWRGFVQQRLGSRWGSFAGWFAATAVYTGVHVFSLNFMLLVASAVCGGFWGLLYWRYKSLWPVIISHALWDVMIFVIWPVGAGV from the coding sequence ATGATCGCTATCTATGCATTTTGCGCTCTGGCTGCTGTTCTGTGGTTCGTCATCTTTTCGCCCTGGACCGCGGAACACGTTTCGTTCTGGCCAGCAATGGTTTTCTCGACAGGTTTGCTTGCTGCGGCTGCTTTGACGGCACAGCGGGAAAAGTTGCGAGAGCTTTTCGCATGGCAGTTCCGATATGCGTTGATAGGCGTTGTAAGTGCAGTATTTTTGTACGGCGTTTTCTTTTTCGGAGATATCGTTGCGCGATGGATGCTGCCGTTTGCTCAAAGGCAGATCGAGGGTGTGTACGGCTCGCGTCAGGAACTGCCCTTGTGGCTGATCAGCGTTTTTCTGATTCTGGTGATAGGTCCTGCTGAGGAGATATTCTGGCGCGGTTTCGTACAGCAGCGTCTCGGTTCGCGTTGGGGTTCTTTTGCTGGCTGGTTTGCGGCTACGGCTGTCTATACCGGCGTACACGTTTTTTCGCTCAATTTCATGCTGCTGGTTGCATCGGCGGTTTGCGGCGGTTTCTGGGGGCTGCTCTACTGGCGATATAAATCCTTGTGGCCGGTGATAATTTCGCACGCTCTCTGGGATGTAATGATATTCGTTATCTGGCCGGTCGGAGCAGGAGTTTGA
- a CDS encoding Lrp/AsnC family transcriptional regulator: MSKSLSKKQLKVLSVIQKGMPLSAAPYADMAESIGMATEEFLDVLRQWKDDGTIRRAGAVVNHLRMGVAGGIMVAWDVPDDSVESVGHLFAAFKQVSHAYERPRVPGWKYNVFTMVHGDTPKAVETTIDRMSEKSGITDFRKLRTVRELKKTPPVYVKEE; the protein is encoded by the coding sequence TTGTCTAAGTCGCTTTCCAAAAAGCAGTTAAAGGTCCTCAGCGTGATACAGAAGGGCATGCCCCTCTCGGCAGCTCCGTATGCTGACATGGCGGAGTCTATCGGCATGGCGACCGAAGAATTTCTGGATGTTTTGCGGCAGTGGAAGGATGATGGGACGATCCGCCGGGCCGGTGCGGTGGTAAACCACCTTCGAATGGGTGTTGCAGGCGGGATTATGGTGGCCTGGGATGTGCCCGATGATTCGGTTGAAAGTGTCGGACACCTTTTCGCTGCCTTTAAGCAGGTTTCACATGCGTACGAGCGCCCGCGTGTGCCGGGATGGAAATATAACGTGTTTACTATGGTGCACGGCGACACGCCGAAGGCGGTAGAAACGACCATCGACCGGATGAGCGAAAAAAGCGGCATTACAGATTTTCGCAAGCTCCGAACCGTGCGTGAGCTGAAGAAGACCCCGCCTGTTTATGTCAAGGAAGAGTAA